Genomic window (Actinomycetota bacterium):
CCGAGCACCGCGCCTTCCGGCGTGCCGAGCAGGTCCAGCGGGCTCCTCGTGCGCCCGACGTGGGCCACGCTGATGTGCGTGTAGATCACCGCCGTCCGGATCGATGCGTGCCCGAGCAGCACCTGGATCGTCCGGATGTCCGTCCCCCCTTCGAGCAGGTGCGTCGCGAAGCTGTGGCGCAGGGTGTGCGTCGTCACCCGCTTCGTCAGTCGGCAGGCGTTCACAGCCTTGCGCAATGCGCTTCGCACCCCGTCGGACGACACGCACTGGCCGGGTACGCGCCCGGGAAACAGGTGCATTCCGGTGAGACCTTCAGCCCGCCAGTACTCACGCAGCGCCAGGAGCAGGCGCGCGGGAAGCATCACGTACCGGTCCCGCCCGCGCTTCCCGTCCCGGACATGGATCAGCCCGCGACGACTGTCGATGTCCTCGACAGACAGGCCGCACGCTTCGCTCACACGCAACCCGGCGCCGTACGCCGACATCAGGACCATCCGGTACTTGCGCGACTCCACTGCCGCGAGAAGGCGCTCGACCTCGCTCCCGCTCAGCACGTCAGGCAGCGGACGGGCAACCTTCGGCCACGGAATCCGGACCACCTCCTCGGGACGACGAAGCGTCACCTCGTACAGGAACTTCACCGCCGCCACATGCATCTTCACCACGCTCGGCCCCTTGCCAGACTTCAGCAGGTGCAGCAGGAACGCCCGCACCTCGGACTCCCCCATCGCCACCGGCGAACGCCTGTGGTACTCCGCGAAGTGCCTGGCGCACCTCAGGTATTCAGCCCGGGTACCCTGCGCGTAGCACCGCAGCCGAAGATCCTCTTCCATCCGATCCCGCAGTTGCCCCATAATCGTGCCTCCGTGTTCGGGTTTCGTCGGGCACTCGCTGTTCGAGTGCCCCTCTGTCCGCTGGAGGTGTGGCCCGATCACGGGCTGCTGGTCAACTGTTTCTTGCAGGTGGGATGGTCATACACCGGCGATGGGGGCTGCTTCGCAGCGGTTGCACGCCACCGACTCCCGCG
Coding sequences:
- a CDS encoding site-specific integrase, coding for MGQLRDRMEEDLRLRCYAQGTRAEYLRCARHFAEYHRRSPVAMGESEVRAFLLHLLKSGKGPSVVKMHVAAVKFLYEVTLRRPEEVVRIPWPKVARPLPDVLSGSEVERLLAAVESRKYRMVLMSAYGAGLRVSEACGLSVEDIDSRRGLIHVRDGKRGRDRYVMLPARLLLALREYWRAEGLTGMHLFPGRVPGQCVSSDGVRSALRKAVNACRLTKRVTTHTLRHSFATHLLEGGTDIRTIQVLLGHASIRTAVIYTHISVAHVGRTRSPLDLLGTPEGAVLG